AAAATGTCCATAGCATGACAAGTTTAAACTTTAAAGAAGTTAAACCTTACCGCTACAAGTTTAAAACCTATCTAAAACCAATCACATTTAACCAGCAATTTTTGCTGGTTTGGAGGAATTTCCTCCACGAGCACTGGCCTTTCAGAAAATGGGGTCAGTTTAAGCACCGCTACATTTGACGATAAATGGTTTGACAAACTTGATGAATTCTGAAGTCCTCATCCCCAATTTAAGATCAATCTCACCACCTCCCAACCAGAAGAAGTCAGGGTTGAGCTTTGTAATTTCCTCATCCAAAATCACCTGGTAAAATTAGTAAAATGAGTTCCAATTACAATAGTAATACCACAAATACTTTCAGTATATGGTTAAGAGCAAATGTGTTTGTCGCACCCAAGGGTGTGACCTATGGTTCATAAAGATGCGGTCTCAGGTTTGCAAATATGCACTAGAAAATTTCTTCCTATCTGAGTTTCCCCCGTTTTTTTATCACATACCAAGGGTCTATTTCTGCAAAGATTCGGATCGAAGATCTTTGCGAGACAGCCCCAGGGCACCATAGCATGTCAAGAATAATGGGGACAATCTGTGGCACATCAACTATAGGGGGAATGTGTAGAAATTACTAGTTTTAGAATCtagtgggataaaaaaataaaaagaaattcaagCGATTGTGTGACAACTTTTTCTTCTACTCCATCATTCAAGATATTATGTGAACCAGTAGTAGCAGGATTGAttctcataaaaataaaataaaaaaataaatatgtcaaGAGATTTTGCAAAAGTTATCGTCCAAGCCtaggtggacagagttaccggGTACTTGTGCTTGTCTATTGTACCCTTTTCCAACTGTGACAGAAAGCACAACTTGAACTCAGACACGAGAGAGAACTCTTTTTAAGTTTAACCGGtaataagaaaaatatgttTGACTTACATTTCGAATGTTTATGGCTGAatcaatcttttgaaaaaaacCAGCAAGAGAACATGAAATCACTTCATTTCACTTTTCAATTCATAAGTTGGCTTCTACTAATAAAAATCGTTTTCTTTAGTTGCTGACCATGTTCCAGTGGAACTTTGATCTTCTGACCAAGTTTACCACATTTCTTCGAACTTTAGTTCCCTAGGTACACTTCATGTATTAacctataaaaaataaaaaaaaactaggcaactttaaaacaaaaatttctAAAAAACAGAAAGAGTCAATACCGGTATATCTGTTTTCATGCCAACACACGTAACTCCATTGTGTTCATAACCAGTCAGCTTTACTGATGTCTCCTCAGGAGCAAGCCTCACTGCAAAAAGCAAATATTATTCTACATGAAGTAGACAACGCAATGTGAGGCACTGTTGATTCATTAATTGATATATCAAAAGCTTGCACAGCTAATATGGACCTCTCAGAGGAGTCTTTTCTTAGTATAATCAAATTATCACTTCTAGTTCGATATTTTCAGACACAGTGAAGATTCTCCAATTCAATTTCATTCAATCACTTCACTTTAACTGCTAGACCTAATGATCGTATTGCGTAAATTAAAGACGGAACTTACTGTTGAATTTCTTTTTGGCTATCTTGCCATCATTGAGAGTGTACAGAAAATTCTTCACAGTCTCAGCATTGAATCGGGCAGTATACTGCACTTAAGATCGTATAAGAAGCATGTTATGTTATTTGTAGATACTATTTCTAAACCCCCAAAACAGAAACGAAGTTGCATATCAGTTACCTGTATGACGACAATGTAGTACTTTGAATTGTTACGATCACTACAATCAGTAATATTAGACGGGGCTTGAGTATTTACCTGCATTTGAGCAGACAGATTTGATTAAGATAGAAAAGAGTCTTGTATAGAGACACTGAGATGATTCAAAGTTAACAAGCATCCAATATCTACTTATTTCCCCACCCCTACCACCAGCCCCACACATAAGTGACATAACACacaaattcaacaaaaacaaaagaagaggaGCATGCAATATCATAACCACTTTTCAACACCGCAATTTTATGCATAGGTTTGCACAGATACAAGAAATTTCGTTTGAGATATTTGTGGTTGCTCTCACCTGTTGACAAGGAAACAGAAAGACAAGATGACTATGAACAATATACCCTAAAATCATCACTTTTTCAACAAGGGGATATTGACTTCTCTGATCTTCGGCCATTTCGGATCGAACTTAATTCTAAATTTCAGGATATCAATAGTAATTGTGGCCAATTACAAGCTTGCTAATCATTGGCTCATCATTATGATTTCAAACATTATACAGCTCACTGGGATTAAACTGGAAGAGGCTAAAAGGGAGAAAAGGTCAAATTCAACTCAACAAGGCCATAATCCTAGGAAAGCTCCAAGAAAATTATCCAGATCATAGTTATAAAGAATTATGCAATCTCTTTTAGTGATAatgacatcatcaacaactttTACACTGACTACGCAAAAATATGAACTGTAAAGTGCGTCTCTCCATACTGAAGCAGAGCTGGATTTTTCACATCCACATGAAGCCATATAAAGTTCTTTATTTATCTGTTTTTTTACAGTATTACATATCAAAAGAACAGAAATCAAACACTTTCCATTCTTCTCTATATTCATTCACTTGAACGTAGGTTTTCAATTACCTTTAATATAAACTGCAAGAGGTCTCATATTTATGTTTATCTCaatattgctaatatagaatttCACTCCATTACGTACTAACACCTTTATAAACATTTCCCTCGTCCAACATTACATCACCTTAAACCAAGGTTACACTAAACCATCTCAGTCGTACAATACCGTCTCATCAGCCCAAGACAGATTTGGCCCCGGAAGGCTGCATTTCTACAGAACTTCCTTTGTTCCAAAAGGAATTATGTGGTCTGTATACTACTGCCAACACATGCAATACtagaatatttttcaatttaaatttatatatctAAACCCTACAAAAGTACAACATATTACAATACATTTTTTATAGTTAAGAGCATTCAAAATTGTTTTGAGAAAACCATAGTCAAACAAAAAGATAGTCCGACTCCTCGAATAAGAGTACTAATCCTTTTGGTAGAAGGAGTAGCTAACAAGCATCTATTGCCCCCAATTGAAGTCTCATGCTTTTGCTATTGAAGTTATTGAAAAGTTGTTCGAATTAAGTACATAAAAGATACTCCATATGTTTCAAATTATATGGCACTCTTTTCATTTTGGGACGTTAAGAAATATTTGACACCATTTCATGCTCTCCAACTTCCACAACTTTCAAAAACCAAATCCATTAAATCACTCAACTTATAAATTTTGATGTGACTTTCTGGACAAGCTAACTTTTCAACTTAATACATATCAAAAGGagctaaattttcaaatattactttattattttcttccactgCCATAATATATACTCCCAATGAATTTCTTAAACTCCTTGTTCAATTGAAcagtcatataaattgaaatggatgaaGTATTACTTTCATTTGAGGCTGTATACATCGATAGCCTCTTAAACTTTGTCGGTacatttcatttagacactcgaacTATAACAAGTTCTAATTAAGCACCTGAACATATGTTAAAAGTGTTTTTATTAAACATTTTAGACTAAATTTTTGGCACTTATTTTTAAGCACCCATTATGTAGATAAGTTAACCACTTAAAAATATGTCACTTACTTTAATTATACGTATTAGCCTCAATAAACCGTAAAACCTCAGGCCTGTTCCAATTGATGTTGATGTATATAATTAAAAGAGATAGACATATTTTATCTGACTATATAATGGATGCTTGAGAACACgcacaaattttattttttttttaaaaaaaatcttagaCAAAAGTGTCTAATAAaaacactttatcatatgttagaTGCTCAATTGTAACAGGTCATAGTTCAAGTGTAATGAAAATTACTATTCCCTCTGTCTATATTTagcaataatttaactttatgagatagatttacaaccacacaaacaTATAAAGCTTATTtgtaccacaaatttcaaaaattaacctgttttttcttaaactccgttcaagtcaaatggtgccatataaattggaatggagggagtaataaatttAAGGAATCGTCTATGTATTCAACCTTTATTTGAGTATATGATATACTTCCAGCAGCACACACacattttaagtttttttttttatctgctGTTTTTGGTAAGTGTAAATGCAATAGAGAAATGAATCATATAAATAGGAGGTTACCAGAACGATGCTTTTGCAGAGATGATGAATAGATGAAGCAGTGAGAACATCACGACGGGATTCCAGAGGCCAATCATAATAATCAGGAGGAACACGCTTGAACCTGAAATCTCTAACTCCATTAGCAACCAGAATCCCTGAAAGCCTGTCTTCGGTGGTATTCCCGGTAACGGAGGAGGATGTATTGGAAGTTTCTAGAGACGTATTTCTAGAAAGTTCCAGATTTGTTATCCGTTCCAGGATTTGGGTTTGGATTCGCTCTAACTCTACTAATGATTCCATTCTGTAACTGTAGCGTTTGGATTAGAAAatgtttcttttttactttttttctacGGAAAAAGACGAAATTACTCAGGCTTTCGGAAATAATTTGTTTATACCCCGCCATCTTTAGCGCTAATTATCTTTCTTCTTAATTATCTTGTAAATCAATTATAATCTTAATTATAATGACATCATCCCGatccttcaaaattatttttcctcaaaataattttttacgcattaaaataactcaacCTCGaccgatttttttttctccaccaAGGGGTAATGGGTTGTCGGTTggctgaagaaaaaaaaattccggtcggattgagttattttagctGCGAAAAAATTATtcgagaaaaataatttcacgaCTCCGGATGACGTCATCGCTAAGAAATACAGACATAAGATTATAATTGACCCTATAAAgataaatgaagaagaagataattACCCTAAAGATAAGCAATtaagataaataaattatttcccGAAGTtcaggggcaattttggcccttttcccttttttctattGTCATGCAAATTTGTCTtatttaaaagggaaaaggggtttaaaaaaaaaatgaaattcctaAATCAGTCCAAGTAGATTAATTTTGCCGGCTGTTACATTTTTggctaaaaaaatatatttattggtACGTTCTTAGCTAAAAATAAATAtccttattattatatttttggcTCAAAAATATCCTCTAATTAGtcaaaaaagttcaaaaatacCATCTAATTAGTCAAATAGTTCAAAAATACCTACCTTACTAACATTTCTCCAAAACCAGAAAAAGATGTCGATTTTGTCCTTACTAACATTTCTCCAAAGCAAGAAAAAGATGTCGATTTTGTCTTTAAAGTATTCAGGATGGGacaattttgcccttcattttAGAGTTCGGTGCAAGTGCTCCTTAATTGTAGAGACTCAGCAAaaacttaggggtcgtttggtgcatggtataggttggatattccaaagactaattttttatattgtgtttggtaggaggtataaatttattttgggataaatttatacatcCATCAAACACGGTACAAAATGAAGCCTTATCCGAAgggtgggatatcccaccttatcccacttatcctgggattattttatcccatctcccagatgggataaattagtcccgggattataattccGGGATAATTTTATAGTATTAGAGATTATAAAATTATAAGTTGACCATTTTAGATTACATTTTTAATATATACAAGtaccaatttttttaatataaagttTAAATATAATTGTGAAATTAATACCAACTGCTTGTATAAGACATGAAGAGGAATCAGAACAATGTTTTTGCGGAGATGATTAATGGACGCAGCACAAAGAACATCACGACGAGTTTCGAGTGGCCAATCATAATAATCAGAAGCAACTCGCTTGAACCAGAAATCTCTAACTCCATTAGCGATCAGAATCGCCGAAAGCCGGTCTTCCATGGCGGTCGCagtcagtggcggagccacactatgccgagggtgttcatccgaaccccctcggcggaaaaaaatattatttttataaggttaaaattattttttatgtatatatagtagacgttgaacccccttaggcttcttATGTTTAcgtttttatattttgaacctcttcggcggaaatcctggctccgccactgatcgCAGTGGCGGAGAGAGAAGTATCGCCGGTAACGATGGATGTATTGGAAGTTTCTAGAGAGAGATTTCTAGAAAGTTCTAGATTTGTTGTCCGTTAGAGGATTCGGGTTTGGATTCGCTCTAACTCTACTAATGATTTCATTGCCCTCAACTCGTTCACTTTGTGTAACTGTAGCGTTTTGGAttagaaaatggttttttttttttttttttttttttttttttttttactttttttccaTTTGTCATACAAAGCTGTATTatttaaaagggaaaatggtcaaaatgcTCCTACATTATCGAAATAGGTCAATTTTATAATCCGTTAcgtttttggtaaaaaatatcCTTACTTTTTGGTCAAGCTTTTGGAAAGCgaaaagtgtttattttaaaataatgaaatgtttggccaaacttttaggagaaaataagtgcgTTTGGGAGTactagactttttttttttcaaaagctgAAAAAGTAGAGTTTTTCCGCAAaagcaatttaaaaaaaaaaaaaaagttttgagaaaaatacaattaaacatactttttaaaaatttgactaaacactaagggcccgtttggccatgatctcaaatcattaatttgaaaccaggttgatttgaagttgaaattttatctGGATATACAATTTGGATCTTAAAAGTTATAGTTTTTGTCATAAACATAACCACACAATCTGTGGAAACTATCAAATCTTCTCCAACTCTTTTACAATCtaaccaaatgagcaaatcttAGTTTATAAATAATGTGTTGAGATATCCTAAAATCTCACATCTACGtgtttttttataaaatgaaaaacaagCTCCTCGTGATGAATGATGATCACGATGACAAAGATTTATGGCTACTTTTTCAATCAAATCTTTTCACTCTGATTTTATGCGGGACTTATAAAGATTTATGGCTATTTTTAGCTGAAAATCAAACATTTTTTTCAAAGCTCAACCAAATCATGTTCAAACAACTACTTTGTTTGACCGACCAATGTAGATGACTCTGGAAAATTATGATCTTAAACTAgatattttaataatataatcaaaTTGCGTATCGAATGTCGTAATCTTGACCATGTTATTCATAAGGTCAGTATATAAAATGATAAGATATTATAACGAACTTTACTAAATATCAAACGTGAAGTTCTTTTCAAACAACTTAAAACGAAAAATAAGACACACAAATCAAAACGAACAAATCACAACGACGTTGACGATAACAATAAATATGCCTCATTCCCAAACAAATTCAAATTGACTACATGAATCCTCACTAACAAATTGATAACAATAACTGTTGTAgtaattttcatctttttcttcttcttttttccctttgtaAACACCAAATACAGTGTTTATACACAATTTATACATGTTATTCAGTGATTAAACATGTTATACAATTTTTCCACTTTATGTCTGCAGCTGAAGGGTAAAGTGATTTACCATGGTTAAGTGATTTTATGAAGTGAATACATACATTAGTTAATCATGGTTAAATAACAGTTGAATATGTTCAAACACATGTCACACATTCATTGGGTTGGTATAAACATCCGGCGCGGATAAGTTTTTACCCAATAGTTGTATATGTTCAAATACATGTCACACATTCATTGGGTTGGTGTAAACACCCGGTGCGGATAAGTTTTTACCCAACCGAAGAGGCTCACACAAATGTATATGAACTATGTAAAAAATGGAATGGAATGGAATGTATAAGTAGTGTATAATTATTATGAACAGATTTGCATATGAGGTATATTCAGAGTATTCTTTGTGTAGTATATAAGTAAAAAGTTCATTTGACCGCAATAAACAACAAACTAATCGGAGAGTTTTCAAAGAAGGGATCAAATTCAATCATCAAATATATTATAAACGAGATTCTTCTCCTCAAAAAGTATGTGACCCTTTTGACCTGTGAATGAAAATGGCAATATTTCTTGTATTCATTAGCGTACTCCCTTAAGCAAAAGGCATATACACAGTATTCCGGCCAATCAAGTTTTTTCCAGATTGAGGGGATTTGTTTggtttttggaattttggttgcTAATTGTATGGCTATGCATAGTAATTTGTAAAATGGGGTCAGGCGGTTGTAATACAAGGGTGTCGTCATAACTAATCC
This portion of the Lycium ferocissimum isolate CSIRO_LF1 chromosome 1, AGI_CSIRO_Lferr_CH_V1, whole genome shotgun sequence genome encodes:
- the LOC132059356 gene encoding uncharacterized protein LOC132059356, with protein sequence MESLVELERIQTQILERITNLELSRNTSLETSNTSSSVTGNTTEDRLSGILVANGVRDFRFKRVPPDYYDWPLESRRDVLTASSIHHLCKSIVLVNTQAPSNITDCSDRNNSKYYIVVIQYTARFNAETVKNFLYTLNDGKIAKKKFNMRLAPEETSVKLTGYEHNGVTCVGMKTDIPVILDEEITKLNPDFFWLGGGEIDLKLGMRTSEFIKFVKPFIVKCSGA